In Halococcus saccharolyticus DSM 5350, the following are encoded in one genomic region:
- the proS gene encoding proline--tRNA ligase, whose product MSEPETQELGITESKEHSPGEWYAEVVQKAGLADYAPMGGFIVTRPRGYALWERIQDHLDGWFKETGVQNAYFPMFIPESYLEREKDIVEGFDPEVAWVTQAGNDELDERLAVRPTSESIITPFMSQWIRSHRDLPMRLNQWCSVVRWEATDTKPFFRTKEFLWQEGHTAHRDEASAWEETMLRLDQYRRVHEEVLAVPVLEGRKPEHDKFPGAHTTAAIESLMPDGKALQSATSHYLGDGFAEAFDVTYVDEDENEHVAHTASWGLSWRALGGMIMTHADDQGLSLPPTLAPEQVVVVPIWQEDTRDEVLEYAADLAAELDEADVRVELDDRDERNPGFKFNEWELKGVPLRIEIGPNEVENDEATVVHRPDGASAVETRDGIADAIGDHLDTIHAKLYAAAEQDLEENVREAESRDELLGTIGRHGGIVKTGWCGDEDCEAAIKDEIAAEIVMVPLERDTDPVHDECVVCDDAAVETAYFAKSY is encoded by the coding sequence ATGAGCGAGCCAGAGACACAGGAACTCGGGATCACCGAGTCGAAGGAGCACAGCCCCGGCGAGTGGTACGCCGAAGTCGTCCAGAAGGCGGGTCTCGCGGATTACGCCCCGATGGGCGGGTTCATCGTCACGCGCCCCCGCGGGTACGCCCTCTGGGAACGGATTCAGGACCATCTCGACGGGTGGTTCAAGGAAACAGGCGTCCAGAACGCCTACTTCCCAATGTTCATCCCGGAGAGCTACCTCGAACGCGAGAAGGACATCGTCGAAGGGTTCGATCCCGAGGTGGCGTGGGTGACCCAGGCGGGCAACGACGAACTCGACGAGCGCCTCGCGGTCCGGCCCACGAGCGAGTCGATCATCACGCCGTTCATGAGCCAGTGGATCCGGAGCCACCGCGACCTCCCGATGCGCCTGAACCAGTGGTGTTCGGTGGTCCGCTGGGAAGCCACCGACACAAAGCCGTTCTTCCGAACCAAAGAGTTCCTCTGGCAAGAGGGTCACACCGCCCACCGCGACGAGGCAAGCGCGTGGGAGGAGACGATGCTCCGACTCGACCAGTACCGCCGGGTCCACGAGGAGGTGCTCGCGGTCCCCGTCCTCGAAGGTCGAAAACCCGAACACGACAAGTTCCCCGGTGCGCACACTACTGCGGCGATCGAGTCGCTGATGCCCGACGGCAAGGCGCTTCAGTCCGCGACCAGTCACTACCTGGGTGATGGGTTCGCCGAAGCGTTCGACGTGACCTACGTCGACGAGGACGAGAACGAACACGTCGCCCACACCGCCTCGTGGGGGCTGTCATGGCGCGCGCTCGGCGGGATGATCATGACCCACGCCGACGATCAGGGACTCAGCCTCCCCCCAACGCTCGCACCAGAGCAGGTGGTCGTCGTGCCGATCTGGCAGGAGGATACCCGCGACGAAGTGCTCGAGTACGCCGCCGACCTCGCCGCCGAACTCGACGAGGCGGACGTTCGAGTGGAGCTCGACGACCGCGACGAGCGCAATCCCGGCTTCAAGTTCAACGAGTGGGAGCTCAAGGGTGTCCCGCTCCGGATCGAGATCGGGCCGAACGAGGTCGAGAACGACGAAGCGACCGTCGTTCACCGTCCCGACGGCGCGTCGGCGGTCGAGACCCGCGACGGGATCGCCGACGCAATCGGCGACCACCTCGACACGATTCACGCCAAACTCTACGCCGCCGCCGAGCAGGACTTAGAAGAGAACGTCCGCGAGGCAGAGAGCCGCGACGAGCTGTTGGGGACCATCGGTCGCCACGGCGGGATCGTGAAGACCGGGTGGTGTGGTGACGAGGACTGCGAGGCCGCGATCAAAGACGAGATCGCCGCCGAGATCGTGATGGTGCCGCTGGAGCGCGATACCGACCCCGTTCACGATGAGTGTGTCGTCTGTGACGATGCGGCAGTCGAGACGGCGTATTTCGCCAAATCGTACTGA